One genomic window of Methyloceanibacter sp. wino2 includes the following:
- a CDS encoding N-acetylmuramoyl-L-alanine amidase gives MRIMRHVAGRALALLLALPIGVLAFTAVAQPAMAERGAVARDARLAGDRERTRFIADLSKKVDVSVFALGNPYRVIVDAADVSFQMPDGIGNEKRGLVTAFRYGLFAPGKSRIVLDISGPFLIDRSFVLGARDDQPARLVIDLVPTDEKTFLAKQQEQRSKAAESDPTPVPLAMAPSGDEKPVVVLDPGHGGVDPGAKSANGVQEKDVVLEFAKRLRNKLEATDRYHVYMTRDDDTFLPLKERVKYAREKGAGLFISLHADYFPTEIDDVRGATVFTLSEEASDEEARALAAKENFSDAIAGVELPKDSDEVVTNILIDLAQRETNNRSVVMARSIVGELAAKGRLHTKQLRSAGFRVLKAPDVPSVLLELGFLSNEEDEKQLTSEVWRERMAGAISAAVDNYFKKRLARAPF, from the coding sequence ATGCGCATTATGCGACACGTGGCGGGGAGAGCACTGGCGTTGCTTCTGGCGCTCCCCATCGGAGTCCTTGCGTTCACGGCCGTGGCTCAACCCGCAATGGCCGAGCGCGGAGCAGTCGCGCGAGATGCACGTCTCGCCGGGGACCGCGAGCGCACACGGTTCATTGCCGACCTATCCAAGAAAGTGGATGTGAGCGTATTCGCGCTCGGCAATCCCTACCGGGTGATTGTCGACGCTGCAGACGTCAGCTTCCAGATGCCGGACGGAATCGGGAACGAGAAGCGCGGCCTCGTCACGGCCTTTCGCTACGGCTTGTTCGCCCCCGGTAAGTCGCGCATCGTTTTGGATATCAGCGGTCCGTTCTTGATCGATCGTTCCTTCGTGCTCGGCGCGCGCGACGACCAGCCGGCGCGGCTTGTAATCGACCTCGTGCCGACGGACGAGAAGACCTTCCTGGCAAAGCAGCAGGAGCAGCGCAGCAAGGCGGCGGAGTCCGACCCAACCCCTGTCCCACTGGCCATGGCGCCCTCGGGCGATGAAAAGCCCGTCGTTGTTCTGGATCCCGGTCACGGTGGTGTCGATCCGGGAGCCAAGAGCGCCAACGGGGTTCAAGAGAAGGACGTGGTTCTGGAGTTCGCCAAGCGGCTCCGGAACAAACTGGAGGCCACGGATCGCTATCACGTGTACATGACGCGCGACGACGACACGTTTCTGCCGCTGAAGGAGCGGGTCAAATACGCCCGGGAGAAGGGCGCCGGCTTGTTCATCTCGCTTCATGCCGACTACTTTCCGACCGAGATCGACGACGTGCGGGGCGCTACGGTCTTCACGCTCTCCGAGGAAGCGAGTGACGAAGAGGCGAGAGCCCTGGCCGCCAAGGAGAACTTCTCGGACGCGATTGCCGGTGTGGAGCTCCCGAAGGACTCCGACGAGGTCGTCACGAATATCCTGATCGATCTGGCACAGCGCGAGACCAACAATCGTTCGGTGGTGATGGCTCGTTCCATCGTGGGAGAACTGGCCGCCAAGGGCAGGCTTCACACCAAGCAGTTGCGCTCAGCGGGCTTCCGGGTTCTCAAGGCGCCGGACGTCCCTTCGGTCCTCTTGGAACTCGGCTTCCTGTCGAATGAGGAGGACGAGAAACAGCTCACCTCCGAGGTCTGGCGTGAGCGCATGGCGGGGGCCATCAGCGCCGCGGTCGACAATTATTTCAAGAAGCGCCTCGCCCGGGCCCCGTTCTAG